A window of the Limanda limanda chromosome 8, fLimLim1.1, whole genome shotgun sequence genome harbors these coding sequences:
- the LOC133008595 gene encoding myosin heavy chain, fast skeletal muscle-like, which produces MSTDAEMAAYGKAAIYLRKPEKERIEAQTAPFDAKAACYVADAKELYLKGMILKKDGGKVTVKVLDTQEEKVFKEDDVHPMNPPKYDKIEDMAMMTHLNEASVLYNLKERYAAWMIYTYSGLFCATVNPYKWLPVYDQEVVNAYRGKKRMEAPPHIFSVSDNAYQFMLCDRENQSVLITGESGAGKTVNTKRVIQYFATISVAGGDKKGGGGEKKYQGSLEDQIIAANPLLEAYGNAKTVRNDNSSRFGKFIRIHFGTTGKLASADIETYLLEKSRVTYQLSAERGYHIFYQMMTNHLPGIVEAALITTNPYDYPLLSMGQITVASIDDKVELEATDAAIDILGFSGEEKMAIWKFTGAVVHHGNMKFKQKQREEQAEPDGTEDADKVAYLLGLNSADMLKGLCYPRVKVGNEFVTKGQTVPQVQNSVTALSKSIYERMFLWMVIRINQMLDTKQSRNSYIGVLDIAGFEIFDFNTLEQLCINFTNEKLQQFFNHTMFVLEQEEYKKEGIIWEFIDFGMDLAACIELIERPMGIFSILEEECMFPKADDTSFKNKLYDQHLGKNKAFEKPKPAKGKIEAHFSLVHYAGTVDYNISGWLDKNKDPLNDSVLQLYQKSSVKLLAGLYPAVVEDATKKGGKKKGGSMQTVSSQFRENLGKLMTNLRSTHPHFVRCLIPNETKTPGLMENFLVIHQLRCNGVLEGIRICRKGFPSRIQYGDFKQRYKVLNASVIPEGQFIDNKKASEKLLGSIDVNHDEYRFGHTKVFFKAGLLGTLEEMRDEKLAALVTMTQALCRAYLMRKEYVKMTERREAIYTIQYNVRSFMNVKHWPWMKVYYKIKPLLQSAETEKELASMKENYEKMTTDLATALAKKKELEEKMVSLLQEKNDLQLQVASEGDNLSDAEERCEGLIKSKIQMEAKLKETTERLEDEEEMNAELTAKKRKLEDECSELKKDIDDLELTLAKVEKEKHATENKVKNLTEEMASQDESIAKLSKEKKALQEAHQQTLDDLQAEEDKVNTLTKAKTKLEQQVDDLEGSLEQEKKLRMDLERAKRKLEGDLKLAQESIMDLENDKQQSDEKLKKKDFEISQLLSKIEDEQSMGSQLQKKIKELQARTEELEEEIEAERAARAKVEKQRADLSRELEEISERLEEAGGATAAQIEMSKKREAEFQKLRRDLEESTLQHEATASALRKKQADSVAELGEQIDNLQRVKQKLEKEKSEYKMEIDDLSSNMEAVAKAKGNLEKMCRTLEDQYSELKTKNDETVRQANDLGAQKARLLTENGEFGRQIEEKEALVSQLTRGKQAYTQQIEELKRQIEEEVKAKNALAHGLQSARHDCDLLREQFEEEQEAKAELQRGMSKANSEVAQWRTKYETDAIQRTEELEESKKKLAQRLQEAEEQIEAVNSKCASLEKTKQRLQSEVEDLMIDVERANGLAANLDKKQRNFDKVLADWKQKYEEGQSELEGSLKEARSLGTELFKMKNSYEEALDQLETMKRENKNLQQEISDLTEQIGETGKSIHELEKSKKQVETEKSEIQTALEEAEGTLEHEESKILRVQLELNQIKGEVDRKLAEKDEEMEQIKRNSQRVTDSMQSTLDSEVRSRNDALRIKKKMEGDLNEMEIQLSHANRQSAESQKQLRNVQAQLKDAQLHLDDAVRAAEDLKEQAAMVDRRNGLMVAEIEELRVALEQTERGRKVAEQELVDASERVGLLHSQNTSILNTKKKLESDLVQVQSEVDDTVQEARNAEDKAKKAITDAAMMAEELKKEQDTSSHLERMKKNLEVAVKDLQHRLDEAENLAMKGGKKQLQKLESRVRELESEIDAEQRRGADAVKGVRKYERRVKELTYQTEEDKKNGSRLQDLVDKLQLKVKAYKRQSEEAEEQANVHLSKCRKVQHELEEAEERADIAESQVNKLRAKTRDSGKGKEAAE; this is translated from the exons ATGAGTACGGACGCGGAGATGGCCGCTTACGGCAAAGCAGCCATATACCTACGTAAGCCAGAGAAGGAGAGAATTGAGGCTCAAACCGCACCTTTTGATGCCAAGGCTGCCTGCTATGTGGCCGATGCCAAAGAGCTGTACTTGAAGGGAATGATCCTCAAGAAAGATGGTGGCAAAGTCACCGTCAAAGTCCTGGACACTCAGGAG GAGAAGGTATTTAAAGAAGATGACGTCCATCCAATGAACCCTCCCAAGTACGACAAAATTGAGGACATGGCCATGATGACCCATCTCAATGAAGCCTCTGTCCTGTATAACCTCAAAGAGCGTTATGCAGCATGGATGATCTAC ACCTACTCTGGGTTGTTCTGTGCCACTGTTAATCCTTACAAATGGCTCCCAGTGTACGATCAAGAAGTTGTTAATGCCTACAGAGGCAAGAAGCGTATGGAGGCTCCACCCCACATCTTCTCCGTCTCTGACAACGCTTATCAGTTCATGCTATGTG ATAGGGAGAACCAGTCTGTCTTGATCAC TGGAGAATCTGGTGCTGGAAAGACTGTGAACACGAAACGTGTCATCCAGTACTTCGCCACAATCTCAGTGGCAGGAGGGGACAAAAAAGGGGGGGGCGGCGAAAAAAAGTATCAG GGGTCACTGGAGGATCAGATTATTGCAGCCAATCCCCTGCTGGAGGCCTATGGTAATGCCAAAACTGTGAGGAATGACAACTCTTCTCGCTTT GGTAAATTCATCAGAATCCATTTCGGCACAACTGGCAAACTGGCCAGTGCTGACATTGAGACAT ATCTGCTGGAGAAGTCAAGAGTGACATACCAGCTTTCTGCTGAGAGAGGCTACCACATCTTCTACCAGATGATGACAAACCACTTACCGGGGATAGTTG AGGCGGCACTCATCACAACCAACCCCTACGACTACCCCTTGCTCAGCATGGGTCAGATCACTGTGGCCAGCATTGATGACAAAGTTGAGCTGGAAGCTACTGAT GCTGCTATTGATATCCTGGGCTTCAGTGGTGAGGAGAAGATGGCCATCTGGAAGTTTACTGGTGCTGTGGTCCACCATGGTAACATGAagttcaagcaaaagcagcgtGAGGAGCAGGCTGAACCCGATGGCACAGAAG ATGCTGACAAGGTTGCTTACCTGTTGGGTCTGAACTCCGCTGACATGCTGAAGGGTTTGTGCTATCCCAGAGTGAAGGTCGGAAATGAGTTTGTCACCAAGGGACAGACTGTACCTCAG GTGCAAAACTCAGTTACTGCCCTGTCTAAGTCCATCTATGAGAGGATGTTCTTGTGGATGGTCATCCGTATCAACCAGATGTTGGACACGAAGCAGTCAAGGAACTCCTATATTGGTGTACTGGATATCGCCGGCTTTGAAATCTTTGAT TTCAACACCTTGGAGCAACTttgcatcaacttcaccaatgAGAAACTGCAACAGTTTTTCAACCACACCATGTTCGTCCTGGAGCAAGAGGAGTACAAGAAGGAGGGTATTATCTGGGAGTTCATTGACTTCGGTATGGACTTGGCCGCCTGCATTGAGCTGATTGAAAGG CCCATGGGCATCTTCTCCATCCTTGAAGAGGAGTGCATGTTCCCTAAGGCTGATGACACATCCTTCAAGAATAAGCTCTATGATCAGCATCTTggcaaaaacaaagcatttgagAAGCCAAAACCTGCAAAGGGCAAGATTGAGGCCCACTTCTCCCTGGTGCACTATGCTGGTACAGTGGATTACAATATCAGTGGCTGGCTGGACAAGAACAAGGACCCCCTGAATGattctgttctgcagctgtaCCAGAAGTCATCAGTGAAACTGCTGGCTGGCCTGTATCCCGCTGTTGTTGAGG ACGCTACAAAGAAGGGAGGCAAGAAGAAGGGAGGCTCTATGCAGACTGTGTCTTCGCAGTTCAGG GAAAACTTGGGCAAGCTGATGACTAACTTGAGGAGCACCCATCCTCACTTTGTGCGTTGTCTGATTCCCAATGAGACAAAGACTCCAG GACTGATGGAGAACTTCCTGGTCATCCACCAGCTGAGGTGTAACGGTGTGCTGGAGGGTATCAGAATCTGCAGGAAAGGTTTCCCCAGCAGAATCCAATATGGTGACTTCAAGCAGAG GTACAAGGTATTGAATGCCAGTGTCATTCCTGAGGGCCAGTTCATTGACAACAAGAAGGCTTCAGAAAAGCTGCTTGGATCGATTGATGTTAATCATGACGAGTACAGATTTGGACACACAAAG GTGTTCTTCAAGGCTGGTCTGCTGGGTACccttgaggagatgagagatgaaaagCTTGCAGCTCTGGTCACAATGACTCAAGCTCTCTGCCGTGCTTACCTCATGAGAAAGGAGTATGTGAAGATGACGGAGAGGAG GGAAGCCATCTACACCATCCAGTACAACGTGCGCTCATTCATGAATGTCAAACATTGGCCATGGATGAAGGTTTACTACAAGATCAagcctctgctgcagagtgCTGAAACTGAGAAGGAGCTGGCTTCGATGAAGGAAAACTATGAAAAGATGACAACTGACTTGGCTACTGCCCTGGCCAAGAAGAAGGAACTAGAGGAGAAGATGGTGTCTCTTCTGCAAGAGAAAAATGATCTGCAGCTCCAAGTGGCATCT gaaggagataaCCTGTCAGATGCTGAGGAAAGATGTGAGGGACTTATCAAGAGCAAAATTCAGATGGAGGccaaactcaaagaaacaactgagagacttgaggatgaagaggaaatgaATGCTGAGCTTACTGCTAAGAAGAGAAAGCTGGAAGATGAATGTTCTGAGCTCAAGAAGGATATTGACGATCTGGAGCTTACATTGGCcaaggtggagaaagagaaacatgcCACTGAGAACAAG GTTAAGAACCTGACAGAGGAGATGGCCTCTCAAGATGAGAGCATTGCTAAGCTGAGCAAGGAGAAGAAAGCCCTTCAGGAGGCTCATCAACAGACTCTTGATGACCTGCAGGCTGAGGAAGACAAAGTCAACACTCTGACCAAGGCCAAGACAAAGCTTGAGCAGCAAGTCGATGAT CTTGAGGGTTCTCTGGAACAAGAGAAGAAACTGCGTATGGACCTTGAGAGAGCCAAGAGGAAGCTCGAGGGAGATCTGAAACTGGCCCAGGAATCCATCATGGATCTTGAGAATGACAAGCAGCAGTCTGATGAGAAACTGAAAAA GAAAGACTTTGAAATCAGCCAACTCCTGAGCAAGATTGAGGATGAGCAGTCTATGGGATCTCAGCTTCAGAAGAAGATCAAGGAGCTTCAG GCCCGTACtgaggaactggaggaggagattgagGCTGAGCGTGCTGCTCGTGCCAAGGTTGAGAAGCAGAGGGCTGACCTCTCCAGGGAACTTGAGGAGATCAGTGAGAGGCtagaggaggctggaggtgccactgctgctcagattgAGATGAGCAAGAAGCGGGAAGCTGAGTTCCAGAAGCTCCGTCGTGACCTTGAGGAGTCCACTCTGCAGCATGAAGCCACTGCTTCCGCTCTTCGCAAGAAGCAGGCTGACAGCGTTGCTGAGCTGGGAGAGCAGATCGACAACCTCCAGCGTGTCAAGCAGAAgcttgaaaaggaaaagagtgaaTACAAAATGGAGATTGATGACCTGTCCAGCAACATGGAGGCTGTTGCCAAAGCAAAG GGAAATCTTGAAAAGATGTGCCGTACTCTTGAGGACCAATATAGTGAACTGAAGACCAAGAATGATGAAACTGTTCGTCAAGCGAATGACTTGGGTGCACAGAAAGCCCGTCTCCTGACAGAAAATG GTGAGTTCGGCCGTCAAATTGAAGAGAAAGAGGCTCTTGTCTCCCAGCTGACCAGAGGCAAACAGGCCTACACTCAACAGATTGAAGAGCTGAAGAGACAGATTGAAGAGGAGGTTAAG GCCAAGAATGCTCTTGCCCATGGACTGCAATCAGCCCGCCACGACTGTGACCTGCTGAGGGAACAgtttgaggaggagcaggaggccaaGGCTGAGTTGCAGCGTGGAATGTCCAAGGCCAACAGTGAGGTGGCTCAGTGGAGAACTAAGTATGAAACTGATGCTATTCAGCGCACTGAGGAGCTTGAGGAGTCCAA GAAAAAGCTGGCTCAGCGTCTTcaggaggctgaggagcagaTTGAGGCTGTGAACTCCAAGTGTGCTTCTCTGGAGAAAACcaaacagaggctgcagagtgAGGTGGAGGACCTCATGATTGATGTGGAGAGGGCTAATGGGCTGGCTGCTAACCTggacaagaagcagaggaacttCGACAAG GTGTTGGCAGACTGGAAGCAGAAGTATGAGGAGGGTCAGTCAGAGCTTGAGGGATCTCTGAAGGAGGCTCGTTCTCTCGGCACTGAGCTGTTCAAGATGAAGAACTCTTATGAGGAAGCTCTGGATCAGCTGGAGACCATGAAGCGTGAAAACAAGAACCTGCAAC AGGAGATCTCTGATCTGACTGAACAGATTGGTGAGACTGGCAAGAGCATCCATGAGCTGGAGAAGTCAAAGaagcaggtggagacagagaaatCTGAGATCCAGACAGCTcttgaggaggctgag GGAACTCTGGAACATGAAGAGTCTAAGATTCTGCGTGTTCAGCTGGAGCTCAACCAGATCAAGGGTGAGGTGGACAGGAAACTGGCAGAAAAAGATGAGGAGATGGAGCAGATCAAGAGAAACAGCCAGCGGGTGACTGACTCTATGCAGAGCACTCTGGATTCTGAGGTCAGGAGCAGGAACGATGCCCTGAGaatcaagaagaagatggagggagacctGAATGAGATGGAGATTCAGCTGAGCCATGCCAATCGCCAGTCGGCTGAGTCccagaagcagctgaggaaTGTGCAGGCACAGCTGAAG GATGCTCAACTGCACCTTGATGATGCTGTTAGAGCCGCGGAGGACCTTAAGGAACAAGCTGCAATGGTGGATCGCAGGAACGGTCTGATGGTGGCTGAAATTGAGGAACTTAGAGTGGCTctggaacagacagagagaggtcgCAAAGTCGCTGAACAGGAGCTGGTGGATGCTAGTGAGCGTGTTGGACTGCTGCACTCTCAG AACACAAGCATTCTGAACACCAAGAAGAAGCTTGAGTCTGACCTGGTTCAGGTCCAGAGTGAAGTTGATGACACTGTTCAGGAAGCAAGGAATGCAGAGGATAAGGCTAAGAAAGCCATCACTGAT gcTGCGATGAtggctgaggagctgaagaaggagcaggaTACTAGCTCTCAcctggagaggatgaagaagaacctGGAGGTTGCTGTTAAGGACCTGCAGCACCGCCTGGATGAGGCTGAGAACCTGGCCATGAAGGGTGGCAAGAAGCAGCTCCAGAAACTGGAGTCTAGG gTGCGCGAGCTTGAGTCAGAGATTGACGCTGAGCAGAGACGTGGAGCAGATGCTGTTAAGGGTGTCCGCAAGTAcgagaggagagtgaaggagcTCACCTACCAG ACTGAGGAGGACAAGAAAAATGGTTCCAGGCTGCAGGATCTGGTTGACAAGTTGCAGCTCAAGGTGAAGGCCTACAAGAGGCAGTCTGAGGAAGCG GAGGAGCAGGCCAATGTCCACCTGTCCAAGTGCAGGAAGGTCCAgcatgagctggaggaggctgaggagcgtGCTGACATTGCAGAGTCCCAGGTCAACAAACTGAGAGCCAAGACCCGTGACTCTGGAAAG GGGAAAGAGGCAGCTGAATAA